One stretch of Athene noctua chromosome 27, bAthNoc1.hap1.1, whole genome shotgun sequence DNA includes these proteins:
- the TNFAIP8L1 gene encoding tumor necrosis factor alpha-induced protein 8-like protein 1, whose translation MDTFSTKNLALQAQKKLLSKMATKTIANVFIDDTSSEILDELYRATKEYTHNRKEAQKIIKNLIKIVMKLGVLYRNGQFSPEELVVMERFRKKVHTLAMTAVSFHQIDFTFDRRVMSGVLTECRDLLHEAVNGHLTAKSHSRINHVFNHFADYEFLSALYGPSEPYRTHLKRICEGVNKMLEEDNI comes from the coding sequence ATGGACACCTTCAGCACCAAGAACCTGGCCCTGCAGGCCCAGAAGAAGCTCTTGAGCAAGATGGCTACCAAGACCATAGCCAACGTCTTCATTGATGACACCAGCAGCGAGATCTTGGATGAGCTCTACCGGGCCACCAAGGAGTACACCCACAACCGCAAAGAGGCCCAGAAGATCATCAAAAACCTCATCAAGATTGTCATGAAGCTGGGCGTGCTCTACCGCAACGGGCAGTTCAGCCCCGAGGAGCTGGTGGTGATGGAGCGTTTCCGCAAGAAGGTGCACACCTTGGCCATGACGGCTGTCAGCTTCCACCAGATAGACTTCACCTTCGACCGCAGGGTCATGTCGGGTGTGCTGACAGAGTGCCGGGACCTGCTGCACGAGGCTGTCAATGGCCACCTGACGGCCAAATCCCACTCCCGCATCAATCACGTCTTCAATCACTTTGCGGACTACGAGTTCCTCTCGGCTCTCTACGGGCCATCCGAGCCCTACCGCACCCACCTGAAGAGGATCTGTGAAGGGGTTAACAAGATGCTGGAGGAGGACAACATATAA
- the MYDGF gene encoding myeloid-derived growth factor: MAAGAPAERPQPVLTLPARRSPGFLSKMAAPSGRSGRRLWAALVPAALLCLAARAAEEPSTADFDVRPGGEVHSFSRSLGDYTCTFTYSAQGGTNEQWQMNIGVSEDNLLFSCSVWRPQGKSYLFFTQFKAEVKGAKIEYAMAYSQAAVGGQSDIPLKQEEFEITETTVSHREGKFRFELSKLMIVAKTPRDEL, from the exons ATGGCCGCCGGGGCGCCCGCTGAGCGGCCGCAGCCCGTGTTGACCCTTCCCGCCCGCCGTAGCCCGGGCTTCCTttccaagatggcggcgcccagcGGGAGGAGCGGCCGGCGGCTGTGGGCCGCGCTGGTGCCCGCCGCTCTGCTGTGCCTGGCGGCCCGGGCCGCGGAGGAGCCGAGCACGGCCGACTTCGACGTGCGGCCCGGCGGGGAGGTTCACTCCTTCTCCCGGAGCCTG GGGGATTACACCTGCACCTTCACATACTCAGCTCAGGGAGGAACGAACGAG CAATGGCAGATGAACATTGGAGTCAGCGAAGACAACCTGCTCTTCTCCTGCTCTGTCTGGAG GCCCCAAGGGAAGTCTTATCTCTTCTTTACCCAGTTTAAAGCTGAAGTGAAAGGAGCCAAGATAGAGTATGCCATGGCTTAT TCTCAAGCTGCAGTGGGTGGACAAAGTGACATCCCCTTAAAACAGGAAGAATTTGAAATCACCGAAACAACAG tGTCTCACAGGGAAGGCAAGTTCCGTTTTGAACTGTCCAAACTCATGATTGTAGCAAAAACGCCCCGTGACGAGCTGTGA
- the LOC141970935 gene encoding procathepsin L-like — MPGAMAVPLGLLLALLGCTVALDPALEEAWEGWKSLHAKEYPGEAEAIRREVWEKNLRRIQQHNWEEARGQHGFRLAMNHYGDLTDEEFNQLLNGFSPAWQEEPVRVFQASAALKTPAEVDWREKGYVTPVKNQGHCGSCWAFSATGALEGLVFNQTGKLVVLSEQNLIDCTRKLGNNGCHGGYMTRAFQYVHDNGGLNSEHVYPYTATDTSTCQYNPQDRAANCSAIWLVAQGSEAALEQAVAAMGPVSVAVDASSFHFHFYTSGIFSSMFCSQQVNHGMLAVGYGTSQELGRNVSYWILKNSWSEVWGEQGYIRLLKGADNQCGVANQASFPAL; from the exons CCGGGTGCCATGGCTGTGccgctggggctgctgctggccctgctgggCTGCACCGTGGCGCTGGACCCTGCCCTGGAGGAGGCCTGGGAAGGGTGGAAGAGCCTCCACGCCAAGGAGTACCCAGGG GAAGCAGAGGCCATCCGCCGAGAGGTCTGGGAGAAGAACCTGCGGCGCATCCAGCAGCACAACTGGGAAGAGGCGCGGGGGCAGCACGGCTTCCGCCTGGCCATGAACCACTACGGGGACTTG ACCGATGAGGAGTTTAACCAGCTCCTGAATGGCTTCAGCCCAGCGTggcaggaggagccggtgcgggTCTTCCAAGCGTCAGCAGCCCTGAAGACTCCGGCAGAGGTGGACTGGCGGGAGAAGGGCTACGTGACACCTGTAAAGAACCAG GGGCACTGCGGGTCGTGCTGGGCGTTCAGTGCCACAGGGGCCTTGGAGGGGCTCGTCTTCAACCAGACAGGGAAGCTGGTGGTGCTGAGCGAGCAGAACCTCATCGACTGCACCCGAAAGCTGGGCAACAACGGCTGCCACGGCGGATACATGACTCGCGCCTTCCAGTACGTGCACGACAACGGCGGCTTGAACTCGGAGCACGTCTACCCCTACACGGCCACG GACACCTCCACCTGCCAATACAACCCCCAGGACAGGGCGGCCAACTGCTCCGCCATTTGGCTGGTGGCCCAGGGCAGCGAGGCAGCACTGGAGCAGGCAGTGGCAGCCATGGGCCCCGTGTCTGTGGCGGTGGATGCCAGCAGCTTCCACTTCCACTTCTACACGTCAG GCATCTTCAGCAGCATGTTTTGCAGCCAGCAGGTGAACCACGGGATGCTGGCTGTGGGCTACGGCACGAGCCAGGAGCTTGGGCGCAATGTGAGCTACTGGATCTTAAAGAACAG CTGGTCGGAGGTGTGGGGTGAGCAGGGCTACATCCGCCTGCTGAAGGGTGCCGACAACCAGTGCGGGGTGGCCAACCAGGCCAGCTTCCCTGCGCTGTGA